One genomic segment of Spirochaeta cellobiosiphila DSM 17781 includes these proteins:
- a CDS encoding Hsp20/alpha crystallin family protein, whose protein sequence is MKDKIVIDLTKIMDEMFDAAQSVKDSFEKGDFDFSNWEDKMRDFTGHNKDRGKGPFHDHGRGPGRRQNSGAWDDNMDFYPTYSYPPMNVYLSKEREMVFEFAMAGFDESSIDLQFLGDYMVFSAKIPEVKEDEEGDESVKYFKRRLKMKDIKEQQYYVPEDKFDREKVSARFRNGVLKVVIPAKEEFQTKEGVKIQILGEDD, encoded by the coding sequence ATGAAAGACAAGATTGTTATCGATTTAACAAAAATCATGGACGAAATGTTCGATGCCGCTCAATCCGTTAAGGATAGTTTTGAGAAAGGAGATTTTGATTTTTCCAATTGGGAAGACAAAATGCGTGACTTCACAGGACATAACAAAGATCGGGGAAAGGGACCTTTTCATGATCATGGAAGAGGTCCTGGACGTAGACAGAATAGTGGGGCTTGGGATGACAATATGGATTTCTATCCTACCTATTCTTATCCACCAATGAATGTATACCTATCCAAAGAGAGAGAAATGGTATTCGAATTCGCAATGGCTGGTTTTGATGAAAGCAGTATAGACTTACAATTCCTTGGGGACTATATGGTCTTCTCTGCTAAGATCCCTGAAGTGAAAGAAGACGAGGAAGGCGATGAAAGTGTTAAATACTTCAAACGACGTCTAAAGATGAAAGATATCAAGGAACAACAATACTATGTTCCTGAAGATAAGTTCGATAGGGAAAAGGTAAGTGCGCGATTTCGTAATGGGGTTCTAAAGGTTGTGATTCCTGCCAAAGAGGAATTTCAAACCAAGGAAGGTGTCAAAATACAAATATTAGGGGAGGATGACTAA
- a CDS encoding adenylosuccinate synthase → MSVSAVVGANWGDEGKGKITDLLAQEADFVVRFQGGNNAGHTIINEYGKFQLHLLPSGVFNPNTTNVLATGVAVNIEAFLKEYKELISRSVPEPNIKISHRAQVVLPHHILLDKLEEERLGAKQFGSTKSGMAPFYSDKYLKIGIQVADLFDYDSLLDKVKRNIEKKNILMEYCYKTTKLEAVTITDYLYQLGQEIKRFTCDTRKLLLDNLDKNILMEGQLGALKDPDHGIYPMTTSSSPLASFAPVSTGLPARSLEKVITVVKAYSSCVGAGPFVSEIFGDEADQLRSKGGDDGEYGATTGRPRRMGWFDVVATKYGCELQGTTDVVLSLLDVLGYLDEIPLCVAYKLGKDVIHDFPTFSDLERATPVIETMKGWKCDISHIRKFEDLPQEAQDYTNKIEELIGCPITYISVGSKRDDIIIR, encoded by the coding sequence ATGAGTGTAAGCGCTGTAGTTGGTGCCAACTGGGGTGATGAAGGAAAAGGTAAGATTACAGATTTATTAGCACAGGAGGCGGACTTTGTTGTACGTTTTCAAGGGGGTAATAATGCTGGTCATACAATAATTAATGAATATGGTAAGTTCCAACTTCATCTACTGCCATCGGGAGTGTTTAATCCAAACACCACCAATGTCTTGGCCACTGGTGTTGCTGTTAATATCGAAGCTTTTTTAAAGGAATATAAAGAGTTAATAAGTCGAAGCGTTCCAGAACCAAATATTAAAATAAGTCATCGTGCACAAGTTGTGCTACCTCATCATATATTATTGGATAAGTTGGAAGAAGAAAGGTTAGGTGCAAAACAGTTTGGATCTACCAAGAGCGGAATGGCTCCTTTTTATTCAGATAAGTACTTAAAGATTGGTATTCAAGTAGCAGACTTGTTTGATTATGATAGCTTATTAGACAAAGTTAAACGTAATATTGAGAAGAAAAATATTCTAATGGAATATTGCTATAAAACGACAAAGTTAGAAGCTGTTACGATAACAGATTACTTGTATCAATTAGGGCAGGAAATTAAAAGGTTTACCTGTGATACAAGAAAACTTTTACTTGATAATCTTGATAAAAACATACTAATGGAAGGTCAATTAGGAGCTCTTAAAGACCCTGATCATGGTATCTATCCCATGACGACATCTTCTAGTCCTTTAGCTTCTTTTGCTCCTGTAAGTACAGGATTGCCTGCAAGAAGTCTTGAAAAAGTGATAACTGTTGTTAAAGCCTATTCAAGCTGTGTTGGTGCGGGTCCTTTTGTCTCTGAAATCTTCGGAGATGAAGCTGACCAGCTACGTTCTAAAGGGGGAGATGATGGTGAGTATGGAGCTACGACAGGACGGCCCAGGAGAATGGGGTGGTTTGATGTTGTAGCTACCAAATATGGTTGTGAACTACAGGGGACAACAGACGTTGTATTATCTCTTCTTGATGTCTTGGGTTATCTTGACGAAATTCCTCTTTGTGTTGCCTATAAATTAGGTAAAGACGTGATACATGATTTTCCCACGTTTAGTGACTTAGAAAGAGCCACTCCTGTCATTGAAACTATGAAAGGTTGGAAGTGTGATATATCCCATATTAGGAAGTTTGAAGATTTACCTCAGGAAGCACAGGACTATACTAATAAGATAGAAGAACTTATTGGTTGTCCTATTACTTATATTTCCGTTGGATCCAAACGGGATGATATTATTATTCGATAA
- a CDS encoding acyltransferase family protein gives MIETNRQNDSTYFFNNIRATVVLLVILLHVVLAYSANSDKWWIVVDNQKSVIADILAGSLDIMLMCILFFIAGYFAYPSFMKCNSLQFFIKKIKNLMFPWLMGVLFLNPFLVNVIQFQRDNNIALISNTLSYYKQMIIQDRSGSQNFFSHYHFWFLSLLFYFFFGFILFKKIHHIRKNVVKSFVTDIILLVIISSLGYFLFYSLFEDKWFAISIIQFQISRIIPYIAFFIFGVRSYSNGWIYKMSTLRKPLIHLTISIGFTLLYLLFYVYVNSQNSSLLLLSISFMRYLICTYYLLIFLSIGKQFFDTKTFFSDILSRYSFGVYVIHLDMTILFSIIFIRMNQISPEIKIVFVFILTVITSYIIVISYNKIRRKIQLH, from the coding sequence ATGATTGAAACTAATAGACAAAATGACTCTACTTATTTTTTCAACAATATACGTGCAACAGTAGTATTACTTGTGATCCTTCTCCATGTTGTGTTGGCGTATTCTGCTAATTCAGATAAATGGTGGATAGTCGTCGACAATCAAAAATCAGTAATAGCTGATATTTTAGCTGGATCATTGGATATCATGCTTATGTGTATCCTTTTTTTCATTGCAGGATATTTTGCATATCCTTCGTTTATGAAATGTAATAGCTTACAGTTCTTTATCAAAAAAATTAAGAATCTGATGTTTCCTTGGCTCATGGGGGTATTATTTTTAAATCCCTTTCTTGTGAATGTTATTCAGTTTCAAAGGGACAACAACATTGCTTTAATAAGCAATACTCTATCCTATTACAAACAAATGATTATACAGGACAGGTCCGGGTCACAAAACTTTTTTTCACATTACCATTTCTGGTTTCTATCTTTGTTATTTTACTTCTTTTTTGGTTTTATATTGTTCAAAAAAATACATCACATAAGAAAGAATGTAGTAAAGAGTTTTGTAACAGATATCATTTTATTAGTTATCATTTCCTCCTTAGGCTATTTTCTGTTTTATTCCCTCTTTGAAGATAAATGGTTTGCAATTTCAATAATACAATTTCAGATTTCAAGAATTATCCCATATATTGCTTTTTTTATTTTTGGAGTACGATCATATTCAAATGGATGGATATATAAAATGAGCACCTTGAGAAAGCCGTTGATACACCTGACTATATCAATAGGATTTACACTATTATATTTATTGTTCTATGTTTATGTGAACTCACAAAATTCTTCATTATTGCTTTTATCAATAAGCTTTATGAGATATTTGATTTGCACATATTATCTGCTTATTTTTCTATCCATTGGTAAACAGTTTTTTGATACAAAGACCTTTTTCTCTGATATTTTATCAAGGTATTCATTTGGTGTGTATGTTATACATTTAGATATGACCATACTATTTTCAATCATATTTATACGAATGAATCAAATAAGTCCTGAGATCAAAATAGTTTTTGTTTTCATACTAACCGTTATTACCTCTTATATAATTGTAATTTCGTATAATAAGATTAGAAGAAAAATACAGTTGCATTGA
- a CDS encoding 3-keto-5-aminohexanoate cleavage protein: MLIKIALNGARAKSEHPHIPQSLQEIHQEVSELYKRGNNVFHIHCYDVAGNESLSSSDVTKLITTIKEVSKDIKIGISSGDWIEPNITKRLEHIRSWQICPDFISVNFIEDNVTDVVQALIEKGVYIEAGLDTLEAANRFIESPYVSSCYRILIETDEVDMERTINTIEGIEELLDQHNIKTPRLLHGFNKTAWPVLRLAKEKGYDTRIGMEDTLYFENGRRAKNNIELFEEAERLLI; the protein is encoded by the coding sequence ATGTTAATAAAAATAGCACTAAACGGAGCCCGTGCAAAATCAGAACATCCTCATATTCCTCAGTCTTTACAAGAAATTCACCAAGAAGTAAGTGAACTTTACAAGCGGGGTAATAATGTATTTCATATTCACTGCTATGATGTTGCAGGAAACGAAAGCCTATCCTCATCGGATGTAACTAAATTAATAACTACCATTAAAGAAGTGTCAAAGGATATTAAAATAGGAATAAGTTCTGGAGATTGGATTGAACCTAATATAACCAAGAGACTTGAACACATTAGATCTTGGCAGATCTGCCCAGATTTTATATCCGTTAATTTCATTGAGGATAATGTAACAGATGTCGTACAGGCATTGATAGAAAAAGGTGTTTATATTGAAGCTGGATTAGACACTTTAGAAGCAGCTAATAGATTTATAGAAAGTCCCTATGTCTCCTCCTGTTATAGAATTTTAATTGAAACAGATGAAGTTGATATGGAAAGAACAATAAACACTATTGAAGGAATTGAAGAACTATTAGATCAGCATAATATAAAGACACCACGCTTACTCCATGGCTTTAACAAGACAGCATGGCCTGTATTACGATTAGCAAAAGAAAAAGGTTATGATACTAGGATTGGAATGGAAGACACCCTCTACTTTGAAAATGGTAGAAGAGCCAAAAACAATATTGAATTATTTGAAGAAGCAGAAAGATTATTAATCTGA
- a CDS encoding lipocalin family protein — protein MKIVFLSIMILISDFVYAIPNGVKPIDQLDVGKYMGKWYEIARLDFYFEKGLNNTTAEYSLKNNGKIKVVNRGYDFEKDKWKVAKGKAKFQTDIRNGALKVSFFGPFYSEYNIISVDNDYSYALVIGKNTEYMWILSRNKTIPEELRSKYLNLAQKAGILVENLIWVEHGN, from the coding sequence ATGAAAATTGTATTTCTTAGTATCATGATTCTTATCAGTGACTTTGTGTATGCCATTCCCAATGGAGTGAAACCTATAGACCAACTGGATGTGGGTAAATACATGGGGAAGTGGTATGAGATCGCCCGATTAGATTTCTATTTTGAAAAGGGATTAAATAATACAACAGCAGAATATTCTCTTAAAAATAATGGAAAGATAAAAGTAGTGAATAGGGGTTATGATTTTGAAAAAGATAAGTGGAAGGTGGCAAAAGGAAAGGCTAAATTCCAGACAGATATTCGAAACGGTGCTTTGAAGGTCTCATTCTTTGGTCCCTTCTATTCTGAATATAACATTATAAGTGTTGATAATGATTACAGCTACGCCCTTGTGATTGGCAAAAATACAGAATATATGTGGATTTTATCTCGTAATAAAACTATTCCTGAAGAGCTAAGAAGTAAATATCTGAACTTAGCACAGAAAGCAGGAATCCTGGTAGAGAACTTAATCTGGGTTGAACATGGTAATTAA
- a CDS encoding acyl-CoA thioester hydrolase/BAAT C-terminal domain-containing protein, with the protein MIEVKYNWTKGIISHKLECLINNIKERDHIQIDTTILDENRQKWISQISLEAKDNHYSFTIDDIVRNASFDRIYSKHLFDNLGFKIYENMKKKNITAENYTASFVKLNDSNLILDIRITINNQQIDYRKINCQLKSADISTMVIKDDFIGKYYYKEKTKRPTLVILGGSMGDLFWSEQYAALLSNEGYNTLALSYFSYKGVNNQPRTLTEINLEYFHKSINWLIDREETLGNKTGLIGLSKGGELALLLGSIYKDKINSIIAISPSSYCFEGAYLGKNKNIGSWKLQNKELAFLKYPNNTKLNLFMEPGYLLDIHKKAIEEANTHDLEKARIKVEDIQAPTLIVSGSKDLTWPSSIMCKDMEGKNTLINWVNYENAGHIFNIPHVPPLLESKKQDKEECYKANTDLWEQVINHLK; encoded by the coding sequence ATGATTGAAGTAAAATATAATTGGACAAAGGGTATAATCAGCCACAAATTAGAATGCCTTATCAATAACATAAAAGAAAGAGACCATATTCAAATAGATACAACTATACTGGATGAAAACCGTCAGAAATGGATTAGCCAAATAAGCTTAGAGGCAAAGGATAATCACTATAGTTTTACCATCGATGATATTGTTCGGAATGCAAGTTTTGATCGTATTTATAGTAAACACTTATTTGACAATTTAGGCTTCAAAATTTATGAAAACATGAAGAAAAAAAATATCACTGCTGAAAACTACACAGCAAGTTTCGTAAAATTAAATGATAGTAATTTAATCCTTGATATTAGAATTACAATCAATAACCAACAAATTGATTACAGAAAAATCAATTGCCAATTAAAATCAGCGGATATATCAACAATGGTGATTAAAGATGATTTTATTGGCAAGTATTATTACAAAGAAAAGACAAAGCGCCCGACTCTTGTCATTCTTGGTGGATCTATGGGTGATTTATTCTGGAGTGAACAATATGCCGCCCTTCTAAGTAATGAAGGTTATAATACACTGGCCTTATCCTATTTTAGCTATAAAGGTGTGAACAATCAGCCTAGAACCTTAACAGAAATAAACCTTGAGTATTTTCACAAATCTATTAATTGGCTAATCGACAGGGAAGAAACCTTAGGAAACAAAACTGGCCTGATAGGTCTATCAAAGGGAGGGGAATTAGCTCTTCTACTAGGATCTATATACAAGGATAAAATCAATTCTATCATCGCTATATCTCCAAGTTCTTATTGCTTTGAAGGAGCTTATTTGGGTAAGAATAAAAATATAGGATCTTGGAAGTTACAGAATAAAGAGCTGGCCTTTTTAAAATACCCGAACAATACAAAACTTAACCTCTTTATGGAACCAGGCTATTTGTTAGATATACATAAAAAGGCCATTGAAGAAGCTAATACCCATGATCTTGAAAAGGCCAGAATTAAAGTTGAAGATATACAAGCCCCTACATTAATAGTCAGTGGATCAAAAGATTTGACCTGGCCGTCTTCTATAATGTGTAAGGATATGGAAGGGAAGAATACATTAATTAACTGGGTAAATTATGAAAATGCTGGTCATATTTTTAACATTCCCCATGTCCCACCCCTTCTTGAATCAAAAAAGCAAGATAAAGAAGAGTGTTACAAGGCCAATACAGATTTGTGGGAACAAGTAATAAATCATCTAAAATAA
- a CDS encoding N-acetyltransferase, which produces MNNIIIRDFTPNDIPAIVDIWYEVSLDAHKFIAKEYWANNRDIMEKKYIPQSETYIAIHNEQIVGFVSLIDNYLAAIFVRIEYQGKGIGSDLLNHVKAIKKQLSLKVYSKNTKSKAFYQSKGFNIIEETVDPDTEENEVLMLWKR; this is translated from the coding sequence ATGAATAACATCATAATCCGGGATTTTACACCAAATGATATTCCTGCCATAGTAGATATCTGGTATGAAGTATCCCTAGATGCTCACAAGTTTATTGCAAAAGAATATTGGGCTAATAACAGAGACATTATGGAAAAAAAGTATATTCCTCAATCGGAAACATATATAGCTATTCACAATGAACAGATTGTAGGCTTTGTCTCATTAATTGACAATTATTTAGCGGCCATATTTGTTAGGATAGAATATCAAGGTAAAGGAATAGGCAGTGATTTATTAAATCATGTCAAAGCTATTAAAAAACAACTTTCTTTAAAGGTTTATAGCAAAAATACCAAGTCGAAAGCTTTTTATCAATCAAAAGGTTTTAATATAATAGAAGAAACGGTTGATCCTGATACAGAAGAAAATGAAGTTTTGATGTTGTGGAAAAGATAG
- a CDS encoding Crp/Fnr family transcriptional regulator, with translation MEDLIRDYIQVLYKRIDPKYDISENNLQSWLLSFYQMLNQLAVLPYEKVKTGLSILKYQRINSGEHFVHIDTTPDKLAFIANGLFRVYYISDDGSEKILVFRGKGSMLSAFSAFLENRKSWFGIQALETSDLIYITFNDYQKQIQSDSYWQIVNSRYIELLFVEKEKRERELLSDNAETRYKHF, from the coding sequence ATGGAAGACTTAATTCGTGATTATATCCAAGTTTTGTATAAGAGAATTGATCCAAAGTATGATATCTCTGAAAATAATCTGCAAAGCTGGCTATTATCATTTTATCAAATGTTAAATCAATTAGCTGTCCTTCCCTATGAGAAAGTAAAAACAGGCCTATCAATATTAAAATATCAGCGTATCAATTCTGGAGAGCATTTTGTTCACATTGATACTACTCCTGATAAATTAGCTTTTATTGCGAATGGACTTTTTCGTGTCTATTATATATCTGATGATGGTAGTGAAAAAATCCTTGTATTTCGAGGAAAGGGGAGTATGTTATCAGCATTTTCAGCCTTTCTTGAAAACAGAAAATCATGGTTCGGAATTCAGGCCCTTGAAACATCCGACCTTATTTATATTACCTTTAATGATTACCAAAAACAGATACAAAGTGATTCTTACTGGCAAATAGTTAATTCTCGCTACATTGAATTATTGTTTGTCGAGAAAGAAAAGAGAGAACGGGAGTTATTATCTGATAATGCTGAAACACGTTATAAACATTTTTAA
- a CDS encoding TIGR00282 family metallophosphoesterase, whose product MKVLFIAEIVGKAGLFTVKKLLPQLKEEHNIDFVIASADGVTGGFGMGKNHSIYLRKLGIDVLTTGECVYYKKDMAPHIAKAPYILRGANYPATNPGRGWRYYNVGDKKIAVVNILGQAGFNRLHLTNPFFLIEGIVEKIKKETNIIIVDFHASTTAEKTTMYYHLDGKVSAVIGTHTKAQSADARVLPGGSAVICDAGRTGSIQSVGGFDSDIEIKKFLTAIPERSGEAWDGLELQGVLLDINDDGRANSIDTLRIPCKEVPDGKGSD is encoded by the coding sequence ATGAAAGTACTATTTATCGCCGAAATAGTGGGTAAAGCAGGCTTATTCACAGTAAAAAAACTGCTACCCCAACTAAAGGAAGAACATAATATTGATTTTGTCATCGCCAGTGCTGATGGAGTAACTGGTGGTTTTGGTATGGGTAAAAACCACTCCATATACCTACGGAAATTAGGTATTGATGTACTTACCACCGGAGAATGTGTATATTATAAGAAAGACATGGCACCACATATTGCCAAAGCTCCTTATATATTAAGAGGGGCTAACTACCCTGCCACAAATCCGGGAAGGGGTTGGCGTTATTATAATGTTGGTGACAAGAAGATTGCTGTTGTAAATATATTGGGACAAGCAGGATTCAATAGACTGCATCTAACAAATCCCTTCTTTCTTATTGAAGGGATAGTGGAGAAGATAAAAAAAGAGACTAATATTATAATAGTCGATTTTCATGCGTCTACAACAGCAGAGAAGACAACAATGTATTACCATTTAGATGGTAAGGTGTCTGCTGTAATTGGAACACATACCAAAGCCCAGAGTGCTGATGCGCGTGTTCTTCCTGGTGGCTCCGCAGTAATTTGTGATGCTGGAAGAACAGGAAGTATACAGTCTGTAGGGGGCTTTGATTCGGATATAGAGATTAAAAAATTCCTTACTGCTATTCCAGAACGATCTGGAGAGGCTTGGGATGGTCTGGAATTGCAGGGTGTTTTGTTGGACATCAATGATGATGGCCGGGCAAACTCGATAGACACCTTAAGAATACCATGTAAGGAGGTTCCTGATGGAAAAGGGAGTGATTAA
- a CDS encoding LysR family transcriptional regulator, whose translation MNISWEWYKVFYHVASEQSISRAASLLHISQPAVSQTIKQMEEDIGFSLFIRTPKGVTLTEQGKGLYTSINQTFHTIKSAESKLEELNNSHTGAIRFGASDTLCSHYLIDYLKQYRKEHPKVRLHVYNMTTDQIIHSLQKGEIDLGFINLPNKLNENIELQNIKTLQDCFICGEQFKDHFKEPVPLQYLTRYPLILLEEGTNMRRFIDQYFSSNKVECKPELELGSIDMLTKFAAADFGISFVTKDFIEKELSTKEVYMVNVKEPIPSRSIGIIKIKDIVLTNTVKEFYEIFTKN comes from the coding sequence ATGAATATTAGTTGGGAATGGTACAAAGTATTTTATCATGTTGCTAGTGAACAGAGTATATCTAGAGCGGCCTCTTTACTACATATATCTCAACCAGCAGTTAGCCAAACAATTAAACAAATGGAAGAAGACATTGGCTTCTCCCTTTTCATTCGCACACCTAAAGGGGTAACCCTTACAGAACAAGGAAAAGGGTTATATACCTCTATCAACCAAACCTTTCATACTATCAAAAGTGCCGAATCCAAATTAGAGGAGCTCAATAATTCGCATACAGGTGCCATTCGTTTTGGAGCTAGTGACACACTTTGTTCACATTACTTAATTGACTACCTGAAGCAATACAGAAAGGAACATCCTAAAGTTAGACTTCATGTCTATAACATGACGACTGATCAAATCATTCATTCCTTACAAAAAGGTGAAATTGATCTTGGATTTATAAACTTGCCTAATAAGCTAAATGAAAACATCGAACTGCAGAATATTAAAACTCTTCAAGACTGTTTTATCTGTGGAGAACAATTCAAAGATCACTTTAAAGAACCTGTTCCTTTACAGTATTTAACCCGGTACCCACTAATATTACTGGAAGAAGGAACCAATATGCGTCGATTTATTGATCAATATTTTTCCAGTAATAAAGTTGAATGCAAACCAGAATTGGAGTTGGGCAGTATTGATATGTTAACGAAATTTGCTGCTGCTGATTTCGGAATATCCTTTGTAACAAAGGATTTTATAGAAAAAGAATTGTCTACAAAAGAAGTATACATGGTTAATGTGAAGGAACCGATTCCTTCACGTTCTATAGGTATCATTAAAATCAAAGATATTGTCTTAACAAATACTGTGAAGGAATTTTATGAAATATTTACTAAAAACTAA
- a CDS encoding AAA family ATPase, with the protein MPIEKSNYFILTGAMGGGKSTVIRSLEQKNIKCIPEPAREILTEQRLISATGVPEEDSDLFTQLMLSRATSYYKNNRDFQSNCIIYDRGIPDLIAYAELFGLDTGIYYKAAKQYTYNPIVFFFKGWQDIYCTDEERKMTYQQASDFGERVCDIYNELGYQTIEIPKVSSSDRALFIVNTIQNGGPNE; encoded by the coding sequence ATGCCTATAGAGAAATCTAACTACTTCATTTTAACAGGAGCCATGGGCGGTGGCAAATCAACTGTAATAAGATCACTAGAACAAAAGAATATTAAATGTATTCCTGAACCGGCAAGAGAGATATTAACCGAGCAACGATTAATATCAGCTACAGGTGTTCCTGAAGAGGACTCTGATTTATTTACACAATTAATGCTTTCACGAGCCACTTCTTATTATAAGAATAATAGGGACTTTCAAAGTAATTGTATTATTTATGACAGAGGTATACCTGACTTGATTGCTTACGCAGAGTTGTTTGGTTTAGATACTGGTATCTATTATAAAGCAGCAAAACAGTACACCTACAATCCAATTGTTTTTTTCTTTAAAGGATGGCAGGATATATACTGCACAGATGAGGAACGAAAGATGACCTATCAACAGGCTTCTGATTTTGGAGAAAGAGTTTGTGATATATATAATGAACTAGGATACCAGACAATAGAGATCCCAAAAGTTAGCAGTTCTGACAGAGCACTATTTATAGTCAACACAATACAAAATGGAGGTCCAAATGAATAA
- a CDS encoding response regulator: protein MKDTIFIIDDADTNIDLLELMLEQEDYNTLSAKSGKEALRRMDTNIPDLILLDIQMPFMDGFETCRLIKDNPKLTTVPIIFMSGLADTEDKVKGFRAGAVDYVTKPFETEELLARINTHLTLKKLQDKQVKLTANLESQIKKRTQKIEKALEERDIMLHEIHHRVKNNLQVILSLLNLQQQDIENEHCQKVLGESCGRIQSMALIHELIYESEDLGSVSLMSYLHNLFEYIISGRQGDSIGLKFEAIDANIGIEQLVPLGLLVNEIINILANHNVELEQYFLLDCLVYQIHDRIYLEISDQRVRQTEFDKSEESLKFMIIEALTLQLRGQIEYSLHPLLGFKLSFPLE from the coding sequence TTGAAAGATACCATATTTATCATTGACGACGCAGACACCAATATTGACTTATTGGAACTCATGCTGGAACAGGAAGATTACAATACTCTATCAGCCAAAAGCGGTAAAGAAGCCCTTCGTCGTATGGATACGAACATTCCAGATCTCATTCTTCTGGACATCCAGATGCCCTTTATGGATGGCTTTGAAACCTGTAGGCTCATTAAGGACAATCCCAAGTTAACAACAGTTCCGATTATATTCATGAGCGGATTGGCAGATACAGAAGATAAAGTCAAAGGTTTCCGTGCGGGTGCTGTAGACTATGTAACCAAACCATTTGAGACCGAGGAACTCTTGGCTCGAATCAATACACATCTTACCCTTAAAAAGCTTCAAGACAAACAAGTCAAACTAACCGCAAACCTAGAAAGTCAGATAAAAAAACGAACACAGAAGATAGAGAAGGCTCTCGAGGAAAGAGATATAATGCTTCACGAAATACATCACCGAGTGAAGAATAATCTTCAAGTCATCTTGAGTCTTCTAAATCTTCAACAACAGGATATAGAGAATGAACACTGCCAGAAGGTATTAGGTGAAAGCTGTGGACGTATCCAGTCTATGGCACTGATCCATGAACTCATCTATGAATCTGAAGACTTAGGCAGTGTGAGCCTTATGAGCTATCTGCATAATTTATTTGAATACATTATATCTGGTCGACAGGGAGATTCTATTGGGCTTAAATTCGAGGCTATTGATGCTAATATAGGAATCGAACAATTGGTTCCCCTGGGCCTATTGGTTAATGAAATTATCAACATTCTAGCAAATCATAATGTCGAACTTGAACAATATTTTCTACTAGACTGTCTTGTCTATCAGATCCATGACAGAATCTATCTAGAGATATCCGATCAAAGGGTACGGCAAACGGAATTTGATAAGTCTGAGGAATCCCTTAAATTCATGATTATTGAAGCTCTTACCCTTCAATTAAGAGGACAGATTGAATACAGTCTTCACCCTCTTCTTGGGTTTAAACTATCTTTTCCTTTAGAATAA
- a CDS encoding methyl-accepting chemotaxis protein, giving the protein MNADYSSNTEINARNSEKEADSTRQAVEDSIQAVNRIVVKNAIIQDIARQTNMLALNAAIEAAQAGEVGKGFAVVAGEVKKLAETSQKAANEIETVTKEMVSVSQNAAESLDRLISNIKETVHQVANINSASQEQRKGMSQISAAVVGVADFAQQSNEISQNLELVFQELEQFGRNNNTKAIESSKPVIALSSPAE; this is encoded by the coding sequence ATGAATGCCGATTATTCAAGTAATACAGAAATAAATGCGAGAAACTCTGAAAAAGAAGCAGATAGCACAAGACAGGCAGTAGAAGATTCGATACAAGCAGTAAATAGGATTGTTGTAAAGAATGCAATTATTCAAGACATAGCTAGGCAGACCAATATGCTTGCCTTAAATGCAGCAATAGAAGCCGCCCAAGCTGGTGAAGTGGGGAAAGGATTTGCCGTTGTAGCTGGAGAAGTTAAAAAACTTGCAGAAACAAGTCAGAAAGCCGCTAATGAAATCGAAACGGTCACTAAAGAAATGGTGAGTGTATCACAAAATGCAGCGGAAAGTCTGGATAGACTAATCTCAAATATCAAAGAAACGGTACATCAAGTTGCTAATATTAATTCAGCCAGTCAAGAACAGAGGAAAGGAATGTCCCAAATAAGTGCAGCAGTTGTTGGAGTCGCAGACTTCGCTCAGCAATCAAATGAAATCTCTCAGAACCTTGAATTAGTATTTCAGGAATTGGAACAGTTTGGTAGAAATAATAACACTAAAGCAATTGAATCTTCTAAACCAGTAATAGCATTATCCTCACCAGCAGAGTAA